A window of Symphalangus syndactylus isolate Jambi chromosome 24, NHGRI_mSymSyn1-v2.1_pri, whole genome shotgun sequence contains these coding sequences:
- the LOC134735944 gene encoding LOW QUALITY PROTEIN: endogenous retrovirus group K member 113 Env polyprotein-like (The sequence of the model RefSeq protein was modified relative to this genomic sequence to represent the inferred CDS: deleted 2 bases in 1 codon), whose amino-acid sequence MVISEEKMKLPSTKKAELLSWAQLKKLTQLAEKSLKNTRVTQTPENMLLAALMIVSMVVSLPMSAGAAAANYTYWAYVPFPPSIQAATWMDNSIEVYVNNTAWVPGPTDDGGLAQPEEEGMMTNISIGYHYLPICLGKAPDCLMPATQNWLVEVPTVSAISRFTYHMVSGMSLRPQINNLQDPSYQRSLQCRPKGKPGPKEIPKESKSPEVLVWEECVADTAVVLQNNEFGTIIDWAPRGQLYHNCMGQTQSCSQVPSIWPINLAYDRDLTESLDQVHRRLESLYPWKWCVKPPYMLFVGIIDLKPDSQTITCENCRLFTFIDSTLDWQHRILLVRAREGMGIPVSMYRLWEASSSIYILTEVLKGVLTRSKRFIFTLIAVIIGLIAVTATAVTAGIALHSSVQTAEYVNNWQKNSSKLWNSQTQIDKKLANQINHLRQTVIWMGDRLMSSEYLFQLQCDWNTPDFSMTSRAYNESEHHWDMVRCHLQGREDNLTLDISKLKEQIFEASKAQLNLVPETEAMVKAVDSLTNLNPATWVKAIGSSTIANFILILVCLSSLLLVYRCTQQLRRDSDQRERTMMTMAVLSKRKGGYVGKGKRPLPIPSFHPNGADGDSKHFSFLYIKISPQKQAQILPYVLARYDDEQCNGDLIDGPSFGLDSCVRMTQHRATSHLTHDEMLLNGPYNSLQGWKTLMMMVSELTAASRHVCSAAMWLIARSLLNKIFYNIA is encoded by the exons ATGGTGAtatcagaagaaaagatgaagttGCCATCCACAAAGAAAGCAGAGTTGCTGTCCTGGGCCCAGCTAAAGAAGCTGACACAGTTAGCTGAAAAAAGCCTGAAGAACACAAGGGTAACACAAACTCCAGAGAATATGCTGCTTGCAGCTTTAATGATTGTATCAATGGTGGTAAGTCTCCCTATGtctgcaggagcagctgcagctaatTATACCTACTGGGCCTATGTGCCTTTCCCACCCTCAATTCAGGCAGCCACTTGGATGGATAATTCTattgaagtatatgttaataatacTGCATGGGTACCAGGCCCCACAGATGACGGTGGCCTTGCCCAAcctgaagaagaaggaatgatgaCAAATATTTCCATTGGGTATCATTATCTTCCTATTTGCCTGGGGAAAGCACCAGATTGCTTAATGCCTGCAACCCAAAATTGGTTGGTAGAAGTACCTACTGTCAGTGCCATTAGTAGATTTACTTATCACATGGTAAGTGGAATGTCACTCAGGCCACAGATAAACAATTTACAGGACCCTTCTTATCAAAGATCATTACAATGTAGGCCTAAGGGGAAGCCTGGTCCCAAGGAAATCCCCAAAGAATCAAAAAGCCCAGAAGTCttagtttgggaagaatgtgtggctGATACTGCAGTGGTACTACAAAACAATGAATTCGGAACTATTATAGACTGGGCCCCTCGAGGCCAATTATATCATAATTGTATGGGCCAGACTCAATCGTGTTCACAGGTCCCATCCATCTGGCCCATTAATCTGGCCTATGATCGTGATTTAACTGAAAGCCTGGACCAGGTTCATAGAAGGTTAGAATCACTCTATCCATGGAAA TGGTGTGTAAAACCCCCTTATATGCTATTTGTAGGAATCATAGATCTTAAACCAGATTCCCAAACTATAACCTGTGAAAACTGTAGATTGTTTACTTTCATTGATTCAACTTTGGATTGGCAGCATCGTATTCTGCTAGTGAGGGCAAGAGAGGGCATGgggatccctgtgtccatgtaccgACTGTGGGAGGCTTCCTCATCCATCTATATTTTAACAGAAGTATTAAAAGGAGTTCTAACTAGatccaaaagattcatttttactttgattgCAGTGATTATTGGTCTTATTGCAGTCACAGCAACTGCTGTGACTGCTGGAATTGCTTTACACTCCTCTGTTCAAACTGCAGAATATGTGAATAATTGGCAAAAGAATTCCTCAAAATTGTGGAATTCTCAGAcccaaatagataaaaaattGGCAAACCAAATTAATCATCTTAGACAAACTGTGATTTGGATGGGAGATAGGCTCATGAGCTCGGAATATCTTTTTCAGTTACAGTGTGACTGGAATACTCCAGATTTTAGTATGACATCTCGAGCTTATAATGAATCTGAACATCACTGGGACATGGTTAGATGCCATTTACAAGGAAGAGAAGATAATCTTactttagatatttcaaaattaaaagaacaaatttttgagGCATCAAAAGCCCAGCTAAATCTGGTGCCAGAAACTGAGGCAATGGTAAAAGCTGTTGATAGCCTCACAAATCTTAACCCTGCCACTTGGGTTAAAGCCATTGGAAGTTCCACTAttgcaaattttatattaatccTTGTATGTCTGTCCTCTCTATTGCTAGTCTACAGGTGTACCCAGCAGCTCCGGAGAGACAGTGACCAGCGAGAACGGACCATGATGACCATGGCGgttttgtcaaaaagaaaagggggatatgtagggaaaggaaagaga cctctgcccatccCCAGCTTTCATCCCAACGGTGCTGATGGTGACTCTaagcatttctcctttctctatatCAAGATATCTCCCCAGAAACAAGCCCAAATCTTACCATATGTTCTGGCACGCTATGATGATGAGCAGTG caATGGGGATCTTATTGATGGTCCCTCCTTCGGTCTGGATTCCTGTGTTAGGATGACACAGCACAGAGCTACCTCTCACCTGACCCATgatgagat GTTATTAAATGGCCCTTATAATTCCCTCCAGGGGTGGAAAACACTAATGATGATGGTGTCTGAGCTCACAGCAGCAAGCAGGCATGTGTGTTCAGCAGCCATGTGGCTCATTGCTAGGAgcttactaaataaaatattctacaacATTGCTTAA